Part of the Sulfolobales archaeon genome, CATCTGGTTTATCTCTAAAAATAAGCTTTATAGCATTACCGTGGCCCCGTAGATCCTCAACGGCTTTTCTAATCTCTTCCCTCCTCTCTACAGGATCATCTGATATTACTAGGATCTCGATCCTATCTCTAGGCCATTCTATCTTTAAACACGACTCTAAAGTTTCTCTAAGAATATTTGGATCCTCGTTCTTTATTGGTATAGCAATGGTTATATATGGATATGGATTAGAATTGGAGATAGTGTCTGAGTTATTGTATCTATATTTAAAGTGATTATATCTGCTATATCCAAGTGAGTAGAATATATGGAGGGCCTGTATAAAGGCAGAAGCTATGAGGGAGGCTGCAGCGATTACTTCTATCAATGCAACACCATTCTCTTTATTCTCCTAAACCTAATTAATGAAATCCACTATAGAAAAGCATAGATGCCTATAAGAGGTTTTAATAAGACCTCTACTATTCTCTCAGGTTTTTGTAGAAATCCGGGGATATCGATGATTCTTTAGATCTAACTTCTCCAACCTAGAGGTTGAAGCTAACAAAGCTGAACTCCTCCTCACCTTGAAGGGCGAGGGTTCCCCCTAGGGCGGGGAGGTTTGGGCTACATCCCGGCTCTCGCCTGGTTCAGCCTCTCGCCTGGTCTTAGGCGTGTTACCCCTACCCCGCATAGTGCGGGGCTCGGGGTTATGGCCTTCTTTTTAGCCAAGATATTGAATGCCCCCACGAGGTCTGCGTTGAATGCGATGTTATGCTTGGAGCATTTGAGTAGCCCTCTCGATATTCTCTCGTGATTCTCTATAGTTCTGCATATTGGGCATGTTCTAGATGTGTTTTCCTCATCTACATGCTCAACCTCTATCTACCCCTCTTCCTATATCCAGGCGGATTAACCCTGGCTATGAATGGTGGTAGCATCATTCTTATTCAGAACCTGCTGTGTTGTTACAGATCCAATCAGCTTCTTATATCTTTCGTAGAACTCCTTATACGTAGCTTTAAGATCTACTTTTTGGTCTCGAAGAACTGCCTCCTCCTTGCATAGTTGATCTCGTTCCAGAGCTTTGAGGAGATATCACATAGTTTCCTCAGCCCCTCCTCAGCCTCCCCATCTGGCAGCATCCTTATCATCACCATTCTGATCGAGATATCACTCCTGGGCCTAGTGGGCATAGAGATAGGGGTGTCATAGCTATTAGAGATTAGCCCGCCGAGGCCCAAAAGGATTATGGAATAAAGCTCATAAGCATCCCATCATCCCCGCCCTAAAGAGCGAGGCTTTCAATTATAACCCTATTAACCAGCCTTCCAATCCCCGCTACTTCTGCCTCTAGAATACCCTCCCTATTGGGGAGCACATATTCGCTTTGATCCCTTTGTTGAGTTACATAACCTATACTGCCAAGGCTTATTATAGTTCCAGGCTCTATCGTCATTATACTTGCTAGGTATTTTATTACCTCTCTATCGTCGAAGAGGAGTTCGCTACTGCTTCCCTTCTGCACTATTTCTCCATCAAATAGGGATAGCATATCTTTTCCTCTGAATTCACCGAATTCCTCGGGTGTTACAACCCATGGGCCTATAGGGCCGAAAGTATCTATGTTTTTTCTGATAAAAGGAGCTCCCCGCACATATTCTTTCCTTATCTCGCCCGTTAGAATATCTCTTCTATATGCATAGTATGCATCCTCCTTAGCAAGCGCTGGGGCTGTTATATCGTTGAAAACTGTGTATCCTAAGATATCTGTTTCTATATTGAAGAACCCCCTTATCCTTCTCCTTGTGATAACTGCTATCTCCACTTCAGGTCTGATACCTTCTTTTGGAGCCTTTATCACGGATTTATCACCTATTAAGGTATTTGGCGTCTTAACAGTGAACCTAGGGTGTCTCAGCTCCTTCTTAGCCTCTTCAGGGTTATCGTAGCCAAGCATCTTAGCTGAATTCACTACAACGCATATAACATAGTTTATAAGCGGTGGTTGA contains:
- a CDS encoding fumarylacetoacetate hydrolase family protein, which encodes MKLATAIYNGMKIVGEVRGDYLYIIGEGDLSRYLQYSGEPKGEVVKLSEVELQPPLINYVICVVVNSAKMLGYDNPEEAKKELRHPRFTVKTPNTLIGDKSVIKAPKEGIRPEVEIAVITRRRIRGFFNIETDILGYTVFNDITAPALAKEDAYYAYRRDILTGEIRKEYVRGAPFIRKNIDTFGPIGPWVVTPEEFGEFRGKDMLSLFDGEIVQKGSSSELLFDDREVIKYLASIMTIEPGTIISLGSIGYVTQQRDQSEYVLPNREGILEAEVAGIGRLVNRVIIESLAL